The genomic region TAAGCTTTGCTACAGTTTGTCCGATAGGGCTTTGGAAATGGTTGAGATTAAAAGAAACCAGACCAGAGATATCTCTTCCTGAAAGAGTCAGGAAAATTATGCAAATTTTAAAAGAATTCAGGTAAATATGCTGAAATTAAAAGGACTTTATGTAATAACAGATGAAAAACTGACCCCCTATGATAAAATTCTTGAAATGGTTGAGGAAGCCTTAAAAGGTGGTGCAAAAATTGTTCAACTCAGGGATAAAACAAATTCAGATAATTTTTTAATGTCCTATGGATTTTTATTAAAAGAGCTTTGTGAAAAATACAATGCTTATTTTATTGTAAATGACAGAGTTGATTTAGCCATGAAACTGAATGCTCACGGAGTTCATATTGGCAAAGAAGATACTGATATTTCCGAAGTAAAACAAAACTTAAAAAATAAAATCATAGGCGTTTCCTGTTATAATGAGCTTGAAAGAGCGAAAATTATGGAAAGCTTGGGTGCTTCCTATGTTGCATTTGGAAGTTTTTATCCTTCTTCAACTAAACCAGAGGCTAAAGTAGTTGAAAAATCAATAATTCAAGAGGCAAAAAAAGTACTCTCAATTCCTATTTGCGTCATAGGAGGATTAAATGTGCAAAGGGCTAAAGAACTGATTCGTCTTGGTGCTGACATTGTTGCAGTTGTGAGTGATATCTGGACTGCTCCTTCAATACAAAAACGAGCTGAGGAATATAAAAATTTATTTATTTAGCTTTTTAAAACTTCTTTAATCTTGTTCACCAAGAAAGAATGGATTACAGAGTTACCTGCAATTATATGGCCTGTTTTTAGATATTGATCTCCTCCATCAAAGTCTGATACCACACCTCCTGCTTCCTTTATTAAGGCCACACCTGCTGCAATATCCCATGCACTCAGAGCAAATTCAAAAAATCCATCCACCCTTCCGCATGCTACATAGGCAAGATCAATTGCTGCAGCACCAGCTCTTCTAAGATCACTCACAGAGTAAAGGAGTGATTGAAATATTTTTATGTAATCTGTAATATACTGTTTGTTTCTGAAAGGAAAACCAGTTGCAATAAGGCTTAGTTCTGGTAAAGTCAGTGTGGATACTCTTATTTTTTTTCCGTCTAAAAACGCTCCACTACCCAGCTCAGCATAAAAGGTCTCATTTCTCGTGGGATCATGAATAACTCCTAAAACCAACTCGCCTTTATACATTAAAGCAATAGAGATGGCAACAACAGGAAAGCCATGTATAAAATTGGTTGTTCCGTCAAGAGGATCAACTATCCATAAATATTCTGCTTTTTTATAGTTATTTGATGATTCCTCTGCCATTATCTGATGAGTGGGAAACTGCTTTTTTATGTGATTAATTATTGTTTTTTCAGAATAAATATCTACTTCTGTTACATAGTCTGAGATACTTTTTTGTGTAATTTCTTCAGTGGTAATTGTGCCGATTCTTTCTTTTATAATTTTTCCTGCACTCTGAGCAGCTTCTATTGCAACAATTAGATAGTCTCTCATTCAACAAACTCCAATGCTTCGTGGATTGAAACTCTTGGCGGTGCTGATGGAGCATAAGCTGGATATCCCAGAGGTAAAATAACAACAGGTCTTAAGTATCTGGGTAAATTAAGAATTCTTGAGACTTCCTCTTCTCTGAACGCTCCAACCCAGCAACTGCCAACTCCATTTTCATGGGCAACAAGCATCGCATTTGTAATGCTGCATGCCACATCCTGTATGGCATAGAGTTCAACTCCTCTTTCACCGTATCTTGGATAAATTTTATTCTTATCAATGCATCCAAC from Thermodesulfovibrio sp. 3907-1M harbors:
- the thiE gene encoding thiamine phosphate synthase gives rise to the protein MLKLKGLYVITDEKLTPYDKILEMVEEALKGGAKIVQLRDKTNSDNFLMSYGFLLKELCEKYNAYFIVNDRVDLAMKLNAHGVHIGKEDTDISEVKQNLKNKIIGVSCYNELERAKIMESLGASYVAFGSFYPSSTKPEAKVVEKSIIQEAKKVLSIPICVIGGLNVQRAKELIRLGADIVAVVSDIWTAPSIQKRAEEYKNLFI
- a CDS encoding inositol monophosphatase family protein, which produces MRDYLIVAIEAAQSAGKIIKERIGTITTEEITQKSISDYVTEVDIYSEKTIINHIKKQFPTHQIMAEESSNNYKKAEYLWIVDPLDGTTNFIHGFPVVAISIALMYKGELVLGVIHDPTRNETFYAELGSGAFLDGKKIRVSTLTLPELSLIATGFPFRNKQYITDYIKIFQSLLYSVSDLRRAGAAAIDLAYVACGRVDGFFEFALSAWDIAAGVALIKEAGGVVSDFDGGDQYLKTGHIIAGNSVIHSFLVNKIKEVLKS
- a CDS encoding nitroreductase family protein codes for the protein MDEVLKAVKERRSIRSFLKKEIPDDIIKKVIEALIWAPSAGNLQARKFYFVKNKEIKTKLAQAALYQTFIADAPLVIVGCIDKNKIYPRYGERGVELYAIQDVACSITNAMLVAHENGVGSCWVGAFREEEVSRILNLPRYLRPVVILPLGYPAYAPSAPPRVSIHEALEFVE